The DNA window GCCTGCACTATACTGAGAAGCCAGATTACACACTTCTAAAAGCTGGACTTAATGACGCTTTGCAAAAGATGGGTGGGACATTGGGAGAGCCACTGATTTGCAggtaacatacacacacaaaacatccTGTAGCTAGATAAAGATTGTATTGTTTCTGGTAATAGTATGTCTTCGATGATTGTGGAATTCTGATTGCAAGCATTTTTTCCACagataaaagataaaagaaaaaaatggaacAGCAGAATGACAGATGACACTTGCATCTGACAATTGCACATTGGATTTCCTTTCAGACTGTTTGCTTTTAAAGGGAACTCTACtcatgattttattttaatggtgTGTTTCAAAGTGTTTACCACAATGATAGCATGGTTTGTCACAACTTTTATCACTGGGCTTGTTGTTATTGGCCTCACCTGGGAATGGAAttatgttctgaacattttgggTAACAGTTTTAacagtttttaaacaaattcacAGTTGTTGGTagttatgtgtgtgttcatttgcaatTAAACAATGTTGAtacaaatttattttattttgttctaTTTGTCTTGATGAATTTGCAATGCTAAATTGCCAATTGAGGTATGAGTGTACTCTTCAATGGAAGATGAGGCTCTGGACCAACCGCGACCCTAGTTAATCTACAGTTTAATCTTAGTTTGGGAAACCAGCCTCAATTAtgaatattcatattcataattCACACCTGGCccagcttttaaaaataattctgaaacATTTCCtgagtgatatatatatatatatatatatatatatatatatatataaataataataataaaaaacaatgctTGCAGGGCCCGTAACGGCCTGGTGGGGGGCGCTCAAGATGCACGATTGCTCTGCCATCAGATGGAACTCTAAAGGCATTCACACAGGTTGCTGAACGGAGTGAAAACATGGGCGTACTGCTTGAGTGAGCCGCGAAAGTAGCGTTGGTTAGAAGGGAAGGGATCCATGTAGCGAAAACAAATGCTGACTTCAAGTGTGTGTCTAAAACGTAAGAAACGCTGCCTACGCTGCACCAGTCATGCCTGAATTCTGGTTTAGTTTTACTGGGCAAAAATGCTAGATAATCACAACAAgaggaaaggaaaaggaaatTTCTACTACTACGACTTTTGTTCACGTGATTGTAGCCGGAAACAGCTCTGGGGAAATGTTTTGGTTAATTCTTTAGTGTTAAATGTGAGAAGTGAACAACGTTTTATCACTTCACAGCAGAGTTTACCCATCAGTTATTGCATCTCTGTTGGAGAAGGTGTGCTCGTTCACGTGTGGTAAAAAGGCTTCAGGACCTCATTCACTCTCATATcgtattgagtgtgtgtggaacATAAGGGTACCAACTTAAAATTCCCTTTATTCACGGTTATAGGAATTGCATTTACATCCAGTCAAATTttataaaacatgtaaaacaaaaTCTAACATCTAATATGTAactgttttcatacatttttttaattaactggCCGTGCTAGGAGTTCGCTTTTCCTCTCAGCACCGTCATGCGCCGCTACCGGAGAGCTGAGGTCGAACTGAAGCCGTGGATCGAGCGGCTCGTTCAGGACTACGGTCAAAGTCATCGAGACGTCAGTGTGAGAGCACATGTTGTGGGGGTACGATTGAACTGCTGCTACCTAACACATTGACCCAACATACCTAGGCCAGATTCTGAAATTATTGTATCGTGTGAGTCTAGGTCAGCGATCTGACTGACTCCGTGCGGATGGACGAGAGCGATGCCTGCATGCTGTTCTTGTCCGACGGCGCTGTTTTTATCCCTGCAGTGCTTAGTGCAGCCGCCTGGGAACGAATACAGGAGTGAGTACACGTCCCACACACTTATTAAGTATGTGTTATGACATCAGTGACTAAACACCTGAGTACTGCCGCTAATATTAAGCCATCATCAGCCTGAACTAAAGACTGTGTATTCTAAATAGACGTTTCATCTTAAAGCGAGATGAGATGGTAAATCGGgatctgcttttaaaaccatTACGTCTTCAACAGTGACATAGTGACAGCTTTTCAAACAAATGTCATTTGATTGAGTTTTTCAAACGAATGTTTCAAGAACATgacttgaaaaaaaaatctgtattttacGTCAGACTGGAAGAGAGGGAGGCCTTTTCTGGTCTGGAGAATACAACAGTGTCTGTGCGAAAATTCGAGCTGAACTTCCACATGGACAATGAACTGGTAGGACGCAAAGAGCTAAGGCTAGCATTTATAATGAACACCATATTCCATTAAATGAACATTAGTGCTGAAACGCTGTTTTAGTGGATTGGGAATAAGCCTAAGACTAGGTCTAGTCCTAAATTTAGTTTTAGGACTAGCCTAGCCTTAGTCCTGGACCTACTTTATCTTTGGCAAATCTCCATTCAGATTTCTGTGTAGTCTAAGACTAAGCATAATCCCTGTCTAGGAAACTGGCTCAACAGTATTTTATAATAGAACATACACGTTTAGTTTCCTGGACAGGAATTAAGTCTAGTCCAGGAATATGTTCATTGGAGAATCTCCATTCagaatgctgtgtagtccaggactaggcttaatctttGTCTGGGAAACCAATTTATGATGTCATATATATgtgattttaattattttaactgGCACTAAAGTTAGAAGGTAATTTAGGTATGGATTATGTTTATTAACATATGACCTTTttgagattttgttttaattgaCTGTGGTTTCAGACATCATGTCAGTTTTACCTGACTGTCaatcagatcatcagtgttgGTAGAGTCACAAAGCATTTCCATCCCCCTAGCTGGTAAGACATTGCTAATATATAGTAAAACATATTAAAGTCTAAATATTTGCAAGCATTAGgtatttgtagttttttttgaGTTTGCTGTATTTTATTTCTTAGTTTACTTTATGCTGCTGTTCAATGTAGCTCTGTGGTTCCAGGGTAACTATTTAATTCCTTAAATAACTTTTAGCTGTGATGAGAGGAACAACAATTAAACATTGTGTGACTTGGGTTGACTTCACTTGAAATACCTGCCTCTGTCTCTTTCAGCACAACACTGCCATCTGTTAAGCAACAAATCCTAAAAGCATGGCGGTAGGTGTATGTGATCTGTATGTGTTGTACTTGTGTGGGTGTGAATATCCTTCAGAATAGACTTGTGAGCTAAAAATGTGTTTGGTGGGCAGCAGCGGGTGATGTTGGCCATAATTTCCAATTTTCACCTCAGATCCCTAATGAAGGAATGCTCTGTCAACTCCATGAACTCACAGACAGGTTGGAAATCGCACTCTCACAcgtttatatacacacacttctctcacCCATTAAACATACTTGTTTAAGCAGATAGACACTTAGATAGAAAAAAGTATCTATAAGTTTGATCGTTTTGTTAGCAAACAGTGTTTTGATTTGTTTATACAGAAGCAAACTACTTAAAATGATAATACATTTATGAAAGtgatctgaaaaaaaaatgtctcaTTCTTTACGGTGATCCAGGATTCCCTCTTTCCTGCCTAATGGGAGCGTGGCACAATGACCTCATAATGGATATGCTGAATGATGCAATGGAGAAAATAACCACACCCACTGGGTGTCAAGAAGGTGTGGCTACACCTACTCACTGGCACAGAGAGAGACTTCGCCATAGGGTAAGGTGGTCTCCATAGCTACCAAGTGGCACCAGCTGTCAGCAGACAGTCCAAACAAATCTGTGTGTACaagttatttttcttttttttttccagggtGAAGAGTGTTTCAGTGCTCCTATGTCTCATCTCCTCATCCCAGAGGAGCAGAGGGAGCTGTTGACAGCTGATTGTGGTACTGTCTGCCATCTAATTAATTGCTCCTTATTATTAAAATCCTTTGGGAATTTTACCAGACGTGTGCATGAGACTCACAATGAATGTGTTTTTCCCTTAAATGTTCCTGAGCCCAGGTGCATCTAGTAGGAGTGAAACTCTGAGTGGCTTGGTGCCTTTCCATGTAAATGTCACTGTGAACCAGCCAGTCTGTGAACAGGACCAAGCAAGAGGCTCGCCTCCCCCAGCTTTTGATAGGCTGGTAGATTTGGAACAGCCCACTCTGAACCACCTGAGACCAGGTACGAAAGCCAAGCAGTGATGTGGAAATGCTGAGGAGAGTAAATACTGCTCAAGGGAGCTTATTGTGCTGTTATTGTATTTTCCCTATTGGTTTCTCAGAGGTGTGGTGTGGCAGAGGAGAAGAAAGTGGGGAGCGAATAAACCCATGGGATAtgttctgtcctgctccagACCTG is part of the Salminus brasiliensis chromosome 17, fSalBra1.hap2, whole genome shotgun sequence genome and encodes:
- the acd gene encoding adrenocortical dysplasia protein homolog isoform X2 — protein: MRRYRRAEVELKPWIERLVQDYGQSHRDVSVRAHVVGVSDLTDSVRMDESDACMLFLSDGAVFIPAVLSAAAWERIQELEEREAFSGLENTTVSVRKFELNFHMDNELTSCQFYLTVNQIISVGRVTKHFHPPSCTTLPSVKQQILKAWRSLMKECSVNSMNSQTGFPLSCLMGAWHNDLIMDMLNDAMEKITTPTGCQEGVATPTHWHRERLRHRGEECFSAPMSHLLIPEEQRELLTADCGASSRSETLSGLVPFHVNVTVNQPVCEQDQARGSPPPAFDRLVDLEQPTLNHLRPEVWCGRGEESGERINPWDMFCPAPDLLGTPSSSPENSIEPHSQKDSQSVLTIAPQVPMATSTQTQSSNISTEQMSDGSIMPYQRPHPSLHSSTYSSEKTTTEQTQKEQEKQQVLSPLTWVTKNTALSTQDYSPTDPTSIKTLPECPPAKKVHSDGSGFSYTYETSPQVVSAFSQFKVPEQLVQWAVTYLGTPQQMLVASRKPELREVPVLPQGSKDYKL
- the acd gene encoding adrenocortical dysplasia protein homolog isoform X1 — translated: MRRYRRAEVELKPWIERLVQDYGQSHRDVSVRAHVVGVSDLTDSVRMDESDACMLFLSDGAVFIPAVLSAAAWERIQELEEREAFSGLENTTVSVRKFELNFHMDNELTSCQFYLTVNQIISVGRVTKHFHPPSCTTLPSVKQQILKAWRSLMKECSVNSMNSQTGFPLSCLMGAWHNDLIMDMLNDAMEKITTPTGCQEGVATPTHWHRERLRHRGEECFSAPMSHLLIPEEQRELLTADCGASSRSETLSGLVPFHVNVTVNQPVCEQDQARGSPPPAFDRLVDLEQPTLNHLRPEVWCGRGEESGERINPWDMFCPAPDLLGTPSSSPENSIEPHSQKDSQSVLTIAPQVPMATSTQTQSSNISTEQMSDGSIMPYQRPHPSLHSSTYSSEKTTTEQTQKEQEKQQVLSPLTWVTKNTALSTQDYSPTDPTSIKTLPECPPAKKVRVHSDGSGFSYTYETSPQVVSAFSQFKVPEQLVQWAVTYLGTPQQMLVASRKPELREVPVLPQGSKDYKL